Part of the Flavobacteriales bacterium genome, GCAATTTGGGCTGAAAGCCAAGGCTTAGAAGGAACTGCCAATTTTTTCTACGCACATTCGGACGAAGAAAGAATGCACATGCTGAAATTTGTGAAATATATTAACGAAAGAGGTGGAAAAGCGATTATCACCGCACTTGATAAACCACAATCTGAATTTAACAACCTACATGAAGTATGCGAAACGCTCTTGTCTCACGAAATAAAAGTTACCGAGTTAATTAACGAATTAGTGGCTATTTGCCTTGATAACAGAGACTACAACACCCATAATTTCCTTCATTGGTTTGTAACAGAGCAATTAGAAGAAGAAGCTCTTGCAAGAACTATTCTTGATAAACTGAACTTGATTGGTGAAGACAAAGGAGGATTGTATTTGTTTGATAGAGATATCGAAAAAATTACCGTTACTTCTTCTGCTCAAAATACAGGTGAATAAATCTATCCAAAAGAAAGAAATATGTATATCGACAAAAATAGATTAGCAGAACTGCATGATTTTATTGATATTGCATTTGCTGAAGATGTAAAGGAAGGCGATCATTCCTCATTGGCTTGTATTCCACTTGATGCTGAGGGAAACATGAAGTTATTGGTTAAAGAAGAAGGGATTCTTGCAGGAATAGAACTTGCTGAAATTATTTTCAAAAAAACAGATCCTAATGCTGAAATCAAGGTACTCATCAAAGATGGAACACCTGTAAAATATGGTGATAT contains:
- a CDS encoding ferritin, producing MLKPAILKALNEQIRYEAESSQLYLSMAIWAESQGLEGTANFFYAHSDEERMHMLKFVKYINERGGKAIITALDKPQSEFNNLHEVCETLLSHEIKVTELINELVAICLDNRDYNTHNFLHWFVTEQLEEEALARTILDKLNLIGEDKGGLYLFDRDIEKITVTSSAQNTGE